A part of Terriglobales bacterium genomic DNA contains:
- a CDS encoding ABC transporter permease: MFLRLLYQSFRRQQRRKLLAGIAVILGVAVATAMIAVGVDVGDKINRELRSYGANIVVYPEDAALDVSVGDQQIKPVSGGAHLNESDLPKIKGIFWGHNILAFAPFLETTKEVEGHQVRVIGTYFDKQLHFGNEAFRAGVRKLYPWWKIEAGGWPDDQSGGVLIGSRLAQQLHHGWEQGKLTKLGRVSGILTTGGSEDMALVVPLAVAQKLADKPNAVDKIYVSALTKPEDAFARRDPARMNAADHDRWYCSPYANSIAFQLQETFPGSRAEQIRQAAQNEGAVLSHISGMMLLIAIASLIAAALVVSAAMATTILERRREVGLMKSLGATAATIASLFVTEASLLAIVAGLIGFGLGTVIAQRIGRTIFHSGVEIAPVLLPIVIFLALLVTIGGSAAAIRRALRLDPVVVLRGDA; this comes from the coding sequence GTGTTTCTTCGGCTCCTATACCAATCCTTCCGGCGGCAGCAGAGGAGAAAACTGCTTGCAGGGATCGCCGTCATACTCGGCGTCGCCGTCGCTACGGCGATGATCGCTGTTGGCGTAGATGTTGGGGATAAGATCAACCGCGAACTACGCAGCTATGGCGCCAATATCGTTGTCTATCCCGAAGACGCGGCGCTCGATGTGAGCGTCGGCGATCAGCAGATTAAACCTGTTTCGGGCGGCGCACATTTGAACGAATCGGATCTGCCAAAGATCAAGGGAATTTTTTGGGGACACAACATCCTCGCTTTTGCTCCTTTCCTCGAGACCACAAAAGAGGTTGAAGGTCATCAAGTCAGAGTGATAGGCACTTATTTCGATAAGCAGCTTCATTTTGGAAATGAAGCATTCCGAGCGGGAGTTCGTAAGCTATATCCGTGGTGGAAGATCGAGGCCGGAGGTTGGCCCGATGATCAGAGCGGCGGAGTGCTCATAGGATCTAGACTGGCACAACAGCTTCACCACGGGTGGGAACAGGGAAAGTTAACGAAGCTAGGGAGAGTCTCAGGAATCCTGACCACGGGCGGCTCTGAGGACATGGCTCTTGTCGTACCGCTTGCTGTCGCCCAAAAGCTCGCAGACAAACCAAACGCTGTAGACAAAATCTACGTTAGTGCGCTCACAAAGCCTGAGGACGCCTTCGCGCGCCGCGATCCTGCACGCATGAATGCTGCGGACCATGACCGCTGGTACTGCTCGCCATACGCGAACTCGATTGCTTTCCAACTTCAGGAAACCTTCCCCGGCTCGCGCGCCGAGCAGATTCGACAGGCGGCACAGAACGAGGGCGCAGTACTCTCTCACATTTCCGGCATGATGCTTCTGATTGCCATCGCATCGCTCATAGCGGCGGCACTCGTAGTTTCCGCGGCAATGGCGACTACCATTTTGGAACGGCGCCGCGAAGTCGGATTGATGAAGTCGCTCGGAGCAACAGCTGCGACCATTGCTTCATTGTTCGTGACTGAGGCTTCCCTGCTTGCTATTGTCGCTGGGCTGATTGGATTCGGGCTGGGCACCGTGATCGCGCAGCGCATCGGACGAACGATTTTCCATTCCGGCGTAGAGATCGCGCCTGTGCTTCTGCCCATCGTGATCTTCCTCGCGCTGCTGGTCACGATCGGCGGCAGCGCCGCGGCGATTCGACGCGCACTGCGTCTCGATCCTGTTGTGGTGCTGCGAGGCGACGCATGA
- a CDS encoding FtsX-like permease family protein — MSLRRSMFFHLLRRGLLGRGNRPVIALIALTIAATIITAMLNLYYGLESKLNRDFRAYGANVTVAAPEGSILPPEAFEKAQQILPPGSLVVRFAFAIAHASDGSAIVIAGTDFSKLQNLDKWWLVSKWPTRTDEAIVGVKAEPHISPSNGSFDLNFSDRTLHLIEATTVRTGAEEENRIYISLPGFESWTGVQPSLLEVSVPGSRQQVNAAIRQLQSAFPSMQVRPVRQLLEAQGAVITRMRSVMLASTLLITLMVALCVFSTLTSSVLERRRDFAVMKAIGSSQTTVNGLFAGEAVVIALIAALSGYLLGSGLAAWISKANFYTAVTPRIAVLPLVIACSVALALLAALLPLAQLQGIEPAGILKGE; from the coding sequence ATGAGTCTGCGTCGCTCCATGTTCTTCCACCTGCTCCGACGCGGACTACTCGGACGTGGCAATCGTCCTGTGATTGCGCTCATTGCATTGACCATTGCGGCCACGATAATCACAGCGATGCTGAACCTCTACTACGGGCTTGAGAGCAAACTCAATCGCGATTTTCGTGCCTATGGAGCAAATGTCACTGTCGCCGCACCGGAAGGAAGTATTCTTCCGCCGGAAGCTTTCGAGAAAGCCCAGCAAATTCTGCCACCAGGTTCGCTTGTCGTGCGGTTTGCGTTTGCGATTGCGCACGCGAGCGATGGAAGCGCTATTGTCATCGCCGGCACTGATTTTTCCAAGCTGCAGAACCTCGACAAATGGTGGCTGGTTTCAAAATGGCCCACGCGAACCGATGAAGCTATCGTCGGCGTGAAAGCCGAACCACACATTTCTCCATCCAATGGCAGCTTCGATCTGAATTTCTCCGACCGCACTCTGCATCTGATTGAAGCGACGACGGTAAGGACAGGCGCCGAAGAGGAGAATCGGATTTACATCTCGTTGCCCGGCTTCGAAAGTTGGACCGGCGTTCAACCTTCTTTGCTCGAAGTCTCCGTTCCCGGCTCTCGCCAGCAGGTCAATGCTGCCATTCGGCAACTGCAATCAGCGTTTCCATCGATGCAGGTGCGTCCGGTACGGCAACTTCTGGAAGCTCAGGGCGCAGTAATTACCCGCATGCGTTCGGTGATGCTCGCATCGACGTTGCTCATCACGCTCATGGTCGCGCTCTGCGTGTTTTCGACACTCACTTCATCTGTGCTGGAGCGACGACGGGATTTTGCTGTCATGAAGGCGATCGGATCGTCGCAAACTACAGTCAACGGATTGTTTGCCGGAGAGGCGGTTGTAATCGCGCTTATCGCGGCATTAAGCGGATATCTACTCGGCTCCGGACTCGCCGCGTGGATTTCGAAGGCAAACTTCTATACCGCAGTTACGCCCAGGATCGCAGTGCTTCCCCTGGTGATTGCATGCAGCGTCGCATTGGCACTGCTCGCGGCACTGCTGCCGCTCGCGCAGTTGCAAGGGATTGAGCCGGCGGGCATCCTTAAAGGCGAATAA
- a CDS encoding ATP-binding cassette domain-containing protein, protein MSIEIINVRKIYPGGQRGQAGEIRALDGISLGVRKGEWLAIMGPSGSGKSSLVNLIGCLDRPNSGEIYIDGQDLKELAGSELNRFRAEKIGFIFQQFHLIPYLTALENVMLAQYFHSMTDKQEALEALDRVGLKDRANHLPAHLSGGEQQRVCIARALINDPSILLADEPTGNLDAKNEEIVLRQLRELHRQGRTIVMVTHDPVVARLADRSIELHHGTIANQQMFNMSDEMQFDEVLEEIWTLHENGELAEVGRMQVDGALPVALAVDRMEELGLVRKRPHGAADHTHKDVLNRCHEVVHPQTHSTEHGQFIVEFTPAGRRRAADVIRRHRLAERLFTQTLQVQNEDEIEQQACKFEHILSPEVTDKICSFLGHPETCPHGSAIPAGECCEKAGKSETRALEKNHVEA, encoded by the coding sequence ATGTCGATCGAGATCATCAATGTTCGCAAGATCTACCCGGGCGGCCAACGCGGCCAGGCCGGCGAAATTCGTGCGCTCGACGGCATCTCACTCGGCGTACGCAAGGGCGAATGGCTCGCCATTATGGGACCTTCAGGCTCAGGGAAATCATCACTGGTGAACTTGATTGGCTGCCTTGATCGACCAAACTCAGGCGAGATCTACATTGATGGTCAGGATCTGAAGGAGCTCGCCGGCTCCGAGCTCAATCGCTTTCGCGCCGAGAAGATCGGCTTCATCTTCCAACAGTTTCACTTGATTCCGTATCTCACTGCTCTGGAAAATGTGATGCTCGCGCAGTACTTTCATTCCATGACGGACAAGCAGGAGGCATTGGAAGCGCTCGACCGAGTAGGACTGAAGGATCGCGCGAATCATCTTCCTGCACACCTTTCTGGCGGCGAACAGCAGCGCGTTTGCATCGCGCGTGCGTTGATCAATGATCCGAGCATCCTCCTCGCCGATGAACCGACTGGGAATCTTGATGCCAAGAACGAAGAGATTGTTCTGCGCCAGCTGCGCGAGTTGCATCGCCAAGGGCGAACTATTGTGATGGTCACGCACGATCCGGTGGTGGCACGGCTGGCTGACCGCTCCATCGAACTGCACCACGGAACGATCGCGAATCAGCAGATGTTCAACATGTCCGACGAGATGCAATTCGACGAGGTGCTGGAAGAAATTTGGACGCTCCACGAAAACGGTGAACTTGCTGAAGTTGGTCGAATGCAAGTTGATGGCGCCCTGCCTGTCGCGCTCGCCGTAGATCGGATGGAAGAGCTTGGATTGGTTCGCAAACGCCCGCATGGAGCCGCGGATCACACGCACAAAGACGTCCTAAACCGTTGCCATGAAGTTGTTCATCCGCAAACGCATTCCACTGAGCACGGGCAGTTCATTGTTGAATTCACGCCCGCCGGCCGGCGGCGCGCAGCGGATGTGATTCGCCGCCATCGCCTGGCGGAGCGTCTGTTCACGCAAACCTTGCAGGTGCAGAACGAGGACGAAATCGAGCAGCAGGCCTGCAAATTCGAGCACATCCTTTCACCTGAGGTCACCGATAAGATTTGTTCTTTTTTGGGACACCCTGAGACTTGTCCGCACGGTAGCGCGATTCCTGCAGGAGAGTGCTGCGAGAAGGCAGGGAAGTCAGAAACGCGGGCCTTGGAAAAG